One window of the Salvia miltiorrhiza cultivar Shanhuang (shh) chromosome 6, IMPLAD_Smil_shh, whole genome shotgun sequence genome contains the following:
- the LOC130990820 gene encoding uncharacterized protein LOC130990820, with product MPIDDDTTVCIYLLMEELLLQNIILILVTYHIMARLRSRKRKRTNNVASFGMIERIPDQVMHMSRLVGVSDIDCLANLRMDRNTFGRLCIVLRDLGGLTDGRYIKVEEQAILKLHTILLVKPVPVPDDCTDNRWRWFKGCLGALDGTYINVMVSNADKPSWEGSAVDSRILRDALTRVNGLRVPKGNYYLCDNGYANSEGFLAPYKGIRYHLKEWGPNAARPQNQMELFNLRHSKARNVIERAFGVLKMRWGILRSNSFYPVKTQNRLIMACFILTNYIRTEMPNDPIEQEFDIANMDAEDDGEGDREYIDAVESSPQWNALRDALAGEMWQTYLNNN from the exons ATGCCGATTGATGATGATACCACTGTGTGCATATATCTTCTGATGGAAGAGCTTTTGCTGCAAAACATAATTCTAATACTGGTAACATATCACATTATGGCTAGATTGAGATCACGTAAACGAAAGAGAACTAATAATGTTGCATCTTTTGGAATGATTGAACGTATTCCCGATCAAGTTATGCATATGAGTAGACTCGTAGGTGTTAGCGATATTGATTGCCTAGCAAATCTACGAATGGACCGCAATACATTCGGTAGGCTTTGCATTGTACTGCGTGATCTAGGTGGGTTAACCGATGGGAGGTACATAAAGGTTGAAGAACAG GCAATTTTAAAATTGCACACGATTCTACTTGTCAAACCTGTGCCCGTTCCAGACGACTGCACGGACAATAGGTGGCGATGGTTCAAG GGTTGTTTGGGTGCTCTCGATGGCACGTATATAAATGTAATGGTAAGCAATGCTGACAAGCCGAG TTGGGAAGGATCGGCGGTGGACTCGAGAATTTTGCGTGATGCACTCACACGTGTGAATGGCTTGAGGGTGCCCAAGG GCAATTACTACCTTTGTGACAATGGGTACGCAAACAGTGAAGGGTTTTTGGCTCCTTATAAAGGGATTCGTTATCATTTGAAGGAATGGGGGCCCAATGCAGCTAGACCACAGAATCAAATGGAACTGTTCAATCTACGCCATTCCAAGGCACGAAACGTGATCGAACGTGCCTTCGGGGTATTGAAAATGCGCTGGGGTATTTTGAGGAGCAACTCTTTCTACCCGGTGAAGACTCAAAACCGTCTAATCATGGCGTGCTTCATTTTGACCAATTACATTCGAACTGAGATGCCGAACGATCCTATCGAGCAAGAATTTGACATAGCAAACATGGATGCCGAGGATGATGGCGAGGGGGACCGTGAGTACATAGATGCAGTAGAGTCTTCACCCCAATGGAATGCATTGAGAGATGCACTAGCAGGAGAAATGTGGCAAACCTATTTAAACAACAATTGA